In one Alnus glutinosa chromosome 14, dhAlnGlut1.1, whole genome shotgun sequence genomic region, the following are encoded:
- the LOC133856692 gene encoding uncharacterized protein LOC133856692: MMMHTLLQIDLRFSIIYFDAISVIAEVGCVGEVVKHERLVDNRLFLICKGQERFRVTNLVPTKPYLVIEVTWLEDRLSCNKEEDLEVLASEVEGHMKDVIRLSTQLGGKLEKEAQDLRQHLFPTPFSFFVGSTFEGMSREQQALLELEDMASWHHLAGTPATVRLRRERELENDMSIVPTKRRMFQEKLKGNAA; encoded by the exons ATGATGATGCACACGCTCCTCCAGATCGATCTTCGATTCAGCATTATCTACTTTGATGCCATTTCAGTCATCGCGGAGGTCGGCTGCGTTGGGGAGGTGGTGAAGCACGAGCGCCTCGTCGACAACCGGTTATTCCTCATCTGCAAGGGCCAGGAACGGTTCCGAGTGACCAATCTGGTTCCGACCAAGCCCTACCTGGTCATCGAGGTGACGTGGCTGGAGGACCGGCTGTCCTGCAACAAGGAAGAGGATCTGGAGGTGTTGGCGAGCGAGGTGGAGGGGCACATGAAGGACGTGATTCGCCTCTCAACCCAGCTCGGTGGGAAGCTGGAGAAGGAGGCACAGGACCTTCGTCAGCACCTCTTTCCGACACCATTTTCATTCTTCGTCGGTAGCACATTCGAGGGCATGTCGAGAGAGCAGCAGGCGCTACTGGAGTTGGAGGACATGGCGTCATGGCACCACCTCGCTGGTACACCGGCCACCGTGCGgctgaggagagagagagaacta GAAAATGACATGTCGATCGTTCCAACAAAGCGCCGAATGTTCCAAGAGAAGTTAAAAGGTAATGCTGCCTAG